A stretch of the Mycolicibacterium celeriflavum genome encodes the following:
- a CDS encoding MCE family protein, protein MRMTRQILIQMAIFSVIAITALVVMVFGYMRLPTLLGVGQYRVTLELPETGGLYPRGNVTYRGVQVGEIKSVELTDTGVKAVLSLNSDIRIPADLEAEVHSVSAVGEQFVQLLPRSGDGPELQDGDVIPVGRTTIPTDINTVLDDTARGLQAIPQENLKTVVDEAYLAVGGLGPELRRLVAGSATLAIDARKNLDPLTTLIDQSKPVLDTQTDTRGSIQAWAANLASITGQLQNQDPAVAGILAKGPGAADEVRALFDRLQPTLPIVLANLVSIGEVAVDYHPSLEQLLVLLPQGTAVTQAVGVHKRNTKQDYEGDALIFNLNAILPAFPAPLPLPPQNLPPPCTTGFLPAQQQRVPTFQDYPDRPPGDLYCRTPQDAPFNVRGARNLPCITVPGKRAPTWQQCESDEQYVPLNDGYNWKGDPNATLSGQPIPHVPPDVPVAITPPPPGTPPLPVAAVEYDPATGKYVGPDGKVYTQSNLAAGASGERPWQSMLIPPGG, encoded by the coding sequence ATGCGAATGACACGGCAAATCCTCATTCAGATGGCGATCTTCTCCGTCATCGCGATCACCGCGCTCGTGGTCATGGTCTTCGGGTACATGCGGTTGCCGACGCTGCTCGGCGTCGGGCAGTACCGCGTGACCCTCGAGTTGCCCGAGACCGGCGGGCTGTATCCGAGGGGCAACGTCACCTACCGCGGCGTGCAGGTCGGCGAAATCAAAAGCGTCGAGCTCACCGACACCGGAGTCAAGGCGGTGCTGTCGCTCAACTCCGACATCAGGATCCCCGCCGACCTCGAAGCCGAGGTACACAGCGTGTCCGCCGTCGGCGAGCAGTTCGTCCAGTTGCTCCCGCGCAGCGGAGACGGTCCGGAGTTGCAGGACGGCGACGTGATCCCGGTGGGACGCACGACGATTCCGACCGACATCAACACGGTGCTGGACGATACGGCTCGCGGCCTGCAGGCGATCCCGCAGGAGAACCTGAAGACCGTCGTCGACGAGGCCTACCTCGCGGTCGGCGGACTGGGGCCGGAACTGCGCCGGCTGGTCGCCGGAAGCGCCACGCTGGCCATCGACGCCCGCAAGAATCTCGACCCGCTGACCACACTGATCGACCAGTCCAAGCCGGTGCTGGACACCCAGACCGACACCCGGGGCTCGATCCAGGCGTGGGCCGCGAATCTGGCGAGCATCACCGGTCAGTTGCAGAACCAGGACCCGGCGGTGGCGGGGATCCTCGCCAAGGGGCCGGGGGCTGCCGACGAGGTGCGGGCGTTGTTCGACCGGCTGCAGCCCACGCTGCCGATCGTGCTGGCCAACCTGGTCAGCATCGGGGAGGTCGCCGTCGACTATCACCCCAGCCTCGAGCAGCTGCTGGTGTTGTTGCCCCAGGGCACTGCGGTCACGCAGGCCGTCGGCGTGCACAAGCGCAACACAAAGCAGGATTACGAAGGCGACGCCCTGATCTTCAACCTGAACGCGATCCTGCCCGCGTTCCCGGCGCCGCTGCCGCTGCCACCACAGAATCTGCCGCCGCCGTGCACGACCGGGTTCCTGCCCGCGCAGCAGCAGCGCGTGCCGACCTTCCAGGACTATCCAGACCGGCCGCCGGGCGATCTCTACTGCCGGACGCCGCAGGACGCGCCGTTCAACGTCCGCGGCGCTCGCAACCTGCCGTGCATCACTGTGCCGGGCAAGCGCGCCCCGACGTGGCAGCAGTGCGAGAGCGACGAGCAGTACGTGCCGCTCAACGACGGCTACAACTGGAAGGGCGACCCGAACGCCACCCTGTCCGGGCAGCCCATCCCGCATGTGCCGCCGGATGTACCGGTCGCGATAACGCCTCCACCGCCGGGTACGCCGCCGCTACCCGTCGCGGCCGTTGAATACGACCCGGCGACCGGCAAGTACGTCGGCCCGGACGGGAAGGTGTACACGCAGTCCAATCTGGCGGCCGGCGCGTCGGGGGAGCGGCCGTGGCAATCGATGCTCATCCCGCCGGGGGGCTGA
- a CDS encoding Mce protein — MADETTPAEEKAGESTSEVDAAADGDESTTSVTEPAEDAGDVEDYDVEGADDTAEAVPAKPRMSHVRLATIAGLVLVLALGGLTGWLGYRAYESRQAEDLRNLFLQVGRQGALNLTTISHEHAEADVQRVLDSSTGTFYDDFQQRAAPFVEVVKQAKSKSVGTISEAGLESYSEDEAQVLVAVTVNTTNAGAPEQQPRAWRMRISVQKTGDDEAKVSNVEFVP, encoded by the coding sequence ATGGCAGACGAGACCACTCCCGCCGAAGAGAAAGCGGGCGAATCGACATCCGAGGTCGATGCCGCAGCGGACGGTGACGAGTCCACCACATCGGTCACTGAACCGGCAGAAGACGCCGGTGACGTCGAGGATTACGACGTCGAGGGCGCCGACGACACCGCGGAAGCCGTCCCCGCCAAACCGCGAATGTCGCATGTCCGGCTGGCGACCATCGCGGGTCTCGTCCTGGTGCTGGCGCTCGGAGGACTGACCGGTTGGCTCGGTTACCGGGCATATGAATCGCGGCAGGCCGAGGACTTGCGGAACCTGTTCCTGCAGGTCGGGCGGCAGGGAGCGTTGAACCTGACGACGATCAGCCACGAGCACGCCGAGGCCGATGTGCAGCGCGTCCTCGATTCGTCGACCGGGACGTTCTATGACGACTTTCAGCAGCGCGCGGCGCCCTTCGTCGAGGTCGTCAAGCAGGCGAAGTCCAAGTCGGTGGGCACGATCTCCGAGGCGGGCCTGGAGTCGTACTCCGAGGACGAGGCGCAGGTGTTGGTGGCGGTGACCGTCAACACGACGAACGCCGGCGCGCCCGAGCAGCAGCCGCGGGCCTGGAGGATGAGGATCTCGGTGCAGAAGACCGGCGACGATGAGGCCAAGGTCTCGAATGTGGAGTTCGTACCGTGA
- a CDS encoding alpha/beta fold hydrolase, which produces MAEPELIDVEAPGVRLRALSWGAADAPIALCLHGFPDTAYGWRKVAPLLADAGWRVVAPFMRGYAPSSIASDGSYHVGALMDDALRVLDAAGPTGRDVLIGHDWGAIAGTGLAAMPSTPFSKAVIMSVPFAAAFRPLGRVPDGMRLAAQLPRQLLRSWYIMYFQLPGLPERSASWVVPRLWRQWSPGYDAAEDVAHVRDAIGAPENWRAALGYDRVTVRNTKPPAQYAELHRHWLSAPQLPTLYLHGTEDGCASADYVRWVQPVLPEGSRVATVERAGHFLQLEQSQAVAGHIIDFIGPTQGL; this is translated from the coding sequence GTGGCCGAACCCGAACTCATCGACGTCGAGGCCCCGGGTGTGCGGCTTCGCGCGCTGAGCTGGGGCGCCGCTGATGCGCCGATTGCGTTGTGCCTGCACGGCTTTCCCGACACCGCGTACGGCTGGCGCAAGGTGGCGCCGCTGCTGGCCGACGCCGGGTGGCGGGTGGTCGCGCCGTTCATGCGCGGCTATGCGCCGTCATCGATCGCGTCGGACGGCAGCTACCACGTCGGGGCGCTGATGGACGACGCGCTGCGGGTGCTCGACGCGGCCGGACCGACGGGCCGTGACGTGCTCATCGGACATGACTGGGGCGCGATCGCGGGCACGGGCCTCGCCGCGATGCCCTCCACCCCGTTCTCGAAAGCCGTGATCATGTCGGTGCCGTTCGCCGCGGCGTTCCGGCCGTTGGGCCGGGTGCCGGACGGTATGCGACTGGCCGCCCAACTGCCGCGTCAGCTGCTGCGCAGTTGGTACATCATGTACTTCCAATTGCCGGGGCTGCCGGAGCGGTCCGCGTCCTGGGTGGTGCCCCGGTTGTGGCGGCAATGGTCGCCGGGATACGACGCCGCCGAGGACGTCGCTCATGTGCGCGACGCGATCGGGGCGCCGGAGAACTGGCGCGCCGCGCTGGGCTACGACCGGGTCACCGTGCGCAACACAAAGCCGCCCGCGCAATACGCCGAACTGCATCGGCATTGGCTGTCCGCGCCGCAGCTGCCGACGCTGTATTTGCACGGCACAGAGGATGGTTGTGCCTCAGCAGATTACGTGCGGTGGGTGCAGCCCGTACTGCCGGAGGGAAGCCGGGTGGCGACCGTCGAACGGGCCGGGCACTTCCTGCAGTTGGAACAGTCGCAGGCAGTGGCCGGACACATCATCGACTTCATCGGACCGACCCAGGGGTTATGA
- a CDS encoding WS/DGAT domain-containing protein has product MTARRLAAVDAQTYWMSAKVPSDQFLLYGFAGTVPDLAAAVARFGDRARGCPELRLRVRDGGPLTYPQWVAADVLANQFVMHAAGSSWAECLATVAGFGSDQLDPRVAAWRLHVFPAVDGVPGSGLGTVAVVQVAHALGDGVRSSALAAWLFGRDARVSAVDGRPPFLGLTLPWRSYRAARAHRQLLRDTDAGLVPPQAGSCPALRSNSQPEGMRGVRTLLRKRSQLAGPTVTVRVLAAVSTALAAHLRELGDDPSQLRAEVPMAKPGERISHNHFGNVGVGLYPDLSTDERMARIAEDLEQRRRRAAHPAMLEADRASRAVPAPLLRWGVGRFDPTLRSPTVTGNTVVSSVNRGPADLHFGGIPVVMTAGYPSLSPMMGLTHGVHGIGETIAISVHAAESAIGDIDAYVERLDAALTADRP; this is encoded by the coding sequence ATGACGGCACGTCGACTCGCTGCGGTTGATGCGCAGACGTATTGGATGTCGGCGAAGGTCCCGAGCGACCAGTTTCTGCTCTACGGCTTTGCGGGGACCGTCCCCGACCTTGCTGCGGCGGTGGCCCGATTCGGTGACCGGGCGCGTGGTTGCCCGGAGCTGCGACTGCGGGTGCGCGACGGCGGTCCGCTGACCTATCCGCAGTGGGTGGCTGCTGACGTGTTGGCGAACCAGTTCGTGATGCACGCCGCAGGCAGCAGTTGGGCGGAATGCCTTGCGACAGTTGCCGGATTCGGCTCTGACCAACTCGACCCGCGGGTTGCCGCGTGGCGACTGCATGTGTTTCCGGCCGTCGATGGCGTGCCCGGCTCAGGGCTCGGCACGGTCGCGGTGGTACAGGTCGCGCACGCGTTGGGAGACGGCGTCCGGTCGTCGGCCTTGGCGGCGTGGTTGTTCGGGCGGGATGCTCGGGTGTCGGCGGTCGACGGCCGGCCGCCGTTCTTAGGCCTCACGCTGCCGTGGCGGAGCTACCGCGCTGCCCGCGCGCACCGTCAGCTGCTGCGCGATACCGATGCCGGATTGGTTCCGCCGCAAGCTGGTTCGTGCCCGGCGTTGCGGAGCAATTCTCAGCCCGAAGGTATGCGTGGTGTCCGCACCCTGCTCAGGAAGCGGTCGCAGCTCGCGGGTCCGACGGTGACCGTGAGGGTGCTGGCCGCGGTGTCGACGGCGCTGGCCGCTCATCTGCGGGAGCTCGGCGACGATCCGTCGCAATTACGCGCTGAGGTGCCGATGGCCAAGCCCGGTGAGCGGATCTCGCACAACCATTTCGGCAACGTCGGCGTCGGCCTGTATCCGGATCTCTCCACGGACGAGCGAATGGCTCGCATCGCTGAAGACCTGGAGCAGCGACGCCGGCGGGCAGCCCATCCGGCGATGCTCGAAGCCGACCGGGCGTCTAGGGCGGTGCCCGCACCGCTACTGCGTTGGGGCGTCGGGCGTTTCGACCCGACGCTGCGCTCACCGACGGTCACGGGAAACACCGTGGTGTCGAGCGTCAACCGCGGCCCGGCCGACCTGCACTTCGGCGGTATACCCGTCGTGATGACTGCCGGTTACCCCAGCCTGTCGCCGATGATGGGCTTGACGCACGGTGTCCACGGCATCGGCGAAACCATTGCGATCAGCGTCCACGCCGCGGAGTCCGCGATCGGTGACATCGACGCGTATGTCGAGAGATTGGATGCGGCGTTGACCGCTGACCGCCCTTAG
- a CDS encoding HNH endonuclease signature motif containing protein — protein sequence MFECLVDAAVTARDAAAEVGGWARVENAACARRLSAGVEILDRLIAADGSADREQWCIDNWDAAAAEVGAAQNVSLGVASHQLFVGLQLRDRLPRVAEVFAAGAISYRLVEVVVARTRLVRDPDAMAKIDTEVAAQIAGWTTLSKSKVQTSVDYWVDRYDPAAVRRSESHARDRYVDIYDPNDGSGTASIQGSLLATDADALDQRLDAMAAAVCDGDPRTVEQRRSDALGAWGRGADRLQCACGSEDCEAAVATTSAVVVHVVAREESLTDATPAHLDGEALRPQDEPMSPAATDPAYLMGGGMLPAPMLASKLAGTAKIQYIHHPGDSPPERRYTPSAALAWFVRCRDLTCRFPGCDEPADHCDLDHTIAYPHGPTQASNLKCLCRKHHLLKTFWGWRDVQHPDGTVEWVAPSGQAYTTRPGSELLFPTLCRPTAPVVVNRSPDDHLDDAARSLKMPRRKRTRAQNHARAIEDERRANQPYVDERNKPPPF from the coding sequence ATGTTCGAATGTCTAGTCGACGCGGCGGTGACCGCTCGCGATGCCGCCGCCGAGGTGGGCGGGTGGGCGCGGGTGGAGAACGCCGCCTGCGCGCGACGGCTGTCGGCCGGCGTCGAGATTCTGGACCGGCTGATTGCCGCCGATGGTTCGGCCGATCGGGAGCAGTGGTGTATCGACAACTGGGATGCCGCCGCCGCCGAGGTCGGCGCCGCGCAGAACGTGTCGTTGGGCGTAGCTTCGCACCAGTTGTTTGTGGGCTTGCAGTTACGGGATCGGCTGCCGCGGGTGGCCGAGGTGTTCGCCGCCGGCGCCATCTCCTATCGCCTCGTCGAGGTCGTGGTCGCGCGCACCCGGCTCGTACGCGACCCCGACGCGATGGCCAAGATCGACACCGAGGTCGCCGCCCAGATCGCGGGGTGGACCACGTTGTCGAAGAGCAAAGTTCAGACCTCGGTCGACTACTGGGTGGATCGCTACGACCCGGCCGCGGTGCGGCGCAGCGAATCTCATGCTCGCGACCGCTACGTCGATATCTACGACCCCAACGACGGATCCGGCACCGCCTCGATCCAGGGATCGTTGCTCGCCACCGACGCTGACGCCTTGGATCAGCGCCTCGACGCGATGGCCGCCGCGGTCTGCGACGGTGATCCCCGCACGGTCGAACAGCGCCGTTCCGATGCGCTGGGCGCGTGGGGCCGCGGCGCGGACCGTCTGCAGTGTGCTTGCGGCAGTGAGGACTGTGAGGCCGCCGTTGCGACCACGAGTGCGGTGGTGGTTCATGTGGTGGCTCGCGAGGAGTCATTGACCGATGCCACCCCGGCGCACTTGGACGGTGAAGCGCTGCGCCCGCAGGACGAACCGATGAGCCCGGCCGCCACCGACCCGGCTTATCTGATGGGCGGGGGAATGCTGCCCGCTCCTATGCTGGCGTCGAAACTGGCCGGCACCGCCAAGATTCAATACATCCACCATCCCGGCGACAGCCCGCCCGAACGGCGCTACACCCCGTCGGCGGCGTTGGCGTGGTTCGTGCGATGCCGTGACTTGACGTGCCGGTTCCCAGGCTGTGATGAGCCAGCCGATCATTGCGATCTTGACCATACGATCGCCTATCCGCACGGGCCGACCCAGGCGTCCAACCTCAAATGTTTATGCCGAAAACACCACTTGCTCAAGACGTTTTGGGGCTGGCGCGATGTGCAGCATCCCGACGGCACCGTCGAGTGGGTCGCCCCGTCGGGTCAGGCCTACACCACCCGCCCCGGCAGCGAGCTGCTTTTCCCGACGCTGTGCCGGCCCACCGCACCCGTCGTGGTGAACCGGTCCCCCGACGACCACCTCGACGATGCTGCCCGCTCGCTGAAGATGCCCCGCCGCAAGCGAACCCGAGCTCAGAACCACGCCAGAGCCATCGAAGACGAACGCCGCGCCAACCAACCCTACGTCGACGAACGCAACAAACCCCCACCCTTCTAA
- a CDS encoding DoxX family protein encodes MTAYDVGVLILRVVLGLTMAAHGYNKFFGPGGLKGTAGWFDSMGMKPGMFHARVAATTEMAAGIGLAVGLLTPIPAAGFVALMLVAAWTVHRPNGFFIVKEGWEYNLVLAAAAVSIATIGAGKISLDHLLFSETGFYDLLHGWWGLVISLGLGLLGGIGQLAIFYRPPAKADA; translated from the coding sequence ATGACTGCCTACGACGTCGGAGTGCTGATTCTGCGGGTGGTGCTCGGCCTGACCATGGCCGCCCACGGCTACAACAAGTTCTTCGGGCCCGGCGGGCTCAAGGGCACCGCCGGCTGGTTCGACAGTATGGGGATGAAGCCGGGCATGTTTCACGCCCGGGTGGCCGCGACGACCGAGATGGCCGCCGGCATCGGTCTCGCGGTAGGCCTGCTCACGCCGATTCCGGCCGCGGGCTTCGTCGCGCTGATGCTTGTCGCGGCGTGGACCGTGCACCGGCCGAACGGCTTCTTCATCGTCAAGGAGGGCTGGGAGTACAACTTGGTGCTCGCGGCCGCAGCCGTCAGCATCGCCACGATCGGCGCCGGCAAGATCAGCCTGGACCATCTGCTGTTCAGTGAGACCGGCTTCTACGACCTGCTGCACGGCTGGTGGGGTCTGGTCATCTCGTTGGGCCTCGGCCTTCTCGGCGGCATCGGTCAGCTGGCGATCTTCTACCGGCCGCCGGCCAAGGCCGACGCCTGA
- a CDS encoding DUF3556 domain-containing protein, translated as MGFLKQEAPVVDFEQWSKGTRAEKIVPMARHWAEVGFGTPVVLHLFYVVKILLYILGAWLVVLTTTGIDGFTNVTSWYDEPIVFEKVVLYTMLFEVVGLGCGFGPLNNRFFPPMGSILYWLRPNTIRLPPWPTRIPLTRGDTRTPFDALLYGALLVLLVVALFSDGTGPIPELGTTVGVLPVWQVGAILGVLAVLGLRDKVIFLAARGEVYASLAACFLFAGPDIIVAAKLVCLTIWLGAATSKLNKHFPFVISTMMSNNPVFRPKWIKRKFFEHFPDDLRPGPLSRWLAHFSTAIEGLVPLVLFFSNGGWPTYIAAFVMLVFHFGILSSIPMGVPLEWNVFMMFAVLALFVGQSDIGLGDLQSPWPIVLFAIVAGTVVLGNLFPRKVSFLPGMRYYAGNWDTGLWCVKPSASAKIEQNVVSIASMPQAQMERYYGSPETAQMYLYMGYAFRAFNTHGRAMFTLAHRAMAGHNEDDYVLTDGERICSTAIGWNFGDGHMHNEQLIAALQKRCQFEPGEVRVVLIDGQPIHRQRQQYRLVDAATGEFERGHIQVADMVTRQPWDDTVPVHVTWQKETTSSP; from the coding sequence ATGGGATTCTTGAAGCAGGAAGCGCCCGTCGTCGACTTCGAGCAATGGAGCAAGGGCACTCGCGCCGAGAAGATCGTGCCGATGGCCCGGCACTGGGCCGAGGTGGGGTTCGGGACGCCGGTCGTCCTGCACCTGTTCTACGTCGTCAAAATCCTGCTCTACATCCTGGGTGCATGGCTGGTGGTACTCACCACCACCGGGATCGACGGATTCACCAACGTCACCTCCTGGTATGACGAGCCGATCGTGTTCGAGAAGGTCGTGCTGTACACCATGCTGTTCGAGGTCGTCGGCCTCGGTTGCGGCTTCGGCCCGCTCAACAACCGGTTCTTCCCGCCGATGGGCTCGATCCTGTACTGGTTGCGGCCGAACACGATCCGGCTGCCACCGTGGCCGACCCGCATCCCGCTGACCAGAGGGGACACCCGCACACCGTTCGACGCGCTGCTGTACGGCGCGCTCCTGGTGCTGCTCGTCGTGGCGTTGTTCTCCGACGGCACCGGCCCGATACCCGAACTCGGCACGACGGTCGGTGTGCTGCCGGTATGGCAGGTCGGGGCGATCCTCGGTGTCCTCGCCGTGCTGGGCCTGCGCGACAAGGTGATCTTCCTTGCCGCTCGTGGCGAGGTCTACGCGAGTCTGGCGGCGTGCTTTTTGTTCGCGGGGCCCGACATCATCGTCGCGGCCAAGCTCGTGTGCCTGACGATTTGGCTCGGCGCCGCGACGTCGAAGCTCAACAAGCATTTTCCGTTCGTCATCTCGACGATGATGAGCAACAATCCGGTCTTCCGGCCGAAGTGGATCAAACGCAAGTTCTTCGAGCACTTCCCGGACGATCTGCGGCCGGGCCCGCTGTCACGTTGGCTGGCCCATTTCAGCACGGCGATCGAAGGACTGGTCCCGCTGGTGCTGTTCTTCTCCAACGGCGGCTGGCCCACGTACATCGCCGCGTTCGTGATGCTGGTGTTCCACTTCGGCATCCTGTCCTCGATCCCGATGGGTGTGCCGCTGGAGTGGAACGTCTTCATGATGTTCGCGGTGCTGGCGTTGTTCGTCGGGCAGTCCGACATCGGTCTCGGCGATCTGCAGAGCCCGTGGCCGATCGTGTTGTTCGCGATCGTCGCGGGCACCGTGGTGTTGGGAAACCTGTTCCCCCGCAAGGTGTCCTTCCTGCCCGGGATGCGCTACTACGCGGGCAACTGGGACACCGGGCTGTGGTGCGTCAAACCGTCGGCCTCGGCGAAGATCGAGCAGAACGTCGTCTCGATCGCGAGCATGCCGCAGGCGCAGATGGAGCGGTACTACGGCAGCCCGGAAACCGCGCAGATGTACCTGTATATGGGATATGCGTTCCGCGCCTTCAACACTCACGGCCGTGCCATGTTCACGCTCGCGCACCGCGCGATGGCGGGCCACAACGAGGACGACTACGTGCTCACCGACGGCGAGCGCATTTGCAGCACCGCGATCGGCTGGAACTTCGGCGACGGTCACATGCACAACGAACAGTTGATCGCGGCGTTGCAGAAGCGCTGCCAGTTCGAACCCGGTGAAGTACGGGTGGTGCTCATTGACGGCCAGCCGATACACCGGCAGCGCCAGCAGTACCGGTTGGTCGACGCCGCCACCGGCGAGTTCGAGCGCGGCCACATCCAGGTCGCCGACATGGTGACGCGTCAGCCTTGGGACGACACCGTGCCGGTTCACGTG